The region GGTAAGACAATTCAAGCAGTCACTATCCAGCTATCAGCGCAATCGCGATCTGATTAATGTCGGCGCTTATGCCGCCGGTAGCGATCCGTTGCTTGATCGGGCAATACAGCTTTATCCGCAGATGCAACATTTTTTGCAGCAGGGAATGTTTGAGCGAAGCTCATTTGAGGAAGCCAGTCAGGCACTAGATAACATTTTCCCGTATAATCGGTAGGAGGGTGAATGAGGACTCAGTCTACCTTCGTCATGCTGCGTGATTTGGCCCAAAAAGAGGTCGATACTGCGACAACGCATCTGGGTCAGGTACAAAAAGCCTATTTGCAGGCTGAACAGCAACTTAACGCTTTATTAGGTTACCATGATGATTATCGCCAGCGGCTCAATGATTCAATGTCCGAAGGCATGGCCAATACCTCCTGGCAAAATTATCAGCAATTTATTTTGACTCTGGAAAAAGCGATTGAACAGCACCAGCATCAGTTATTAAATTGGTCTTCTCGTTTGAATCAGGCGATGAAAGCCTGGCAGGAAAAGCAGCAGCGACTGAATGCATTTAGTACCTTGCAACAGCGTGAACAGACTAAAATGCTGGCGCATGAAAATCGCCTGGAACAAAAGCGGATGGATGAGTTCGCCCAACGCGCATCAATGAGGAAAACATAATTATGAACTTGCCAGCAATGACGATCACCACTACGACTGATGCAAGCACAACTGCGCCTCAGGGGAATTCCTTATTTGCGCTGCTGGGCAAAGACCAGCTACCGGAAAATTTTGTTCAGTTGCTTTCGCAGAAACTGTCAACGGCACAGTCCGCCAAAAAGACCGTTATCAGTGATCAGGAAAGTGCCGAACTCAAAGATGCACTGGCAAAAGGCGGTATTGAAGCAAACAGTGACGAATTAAATGCCATTCTGAATGCCCTGACCAAAGGAACATTGACGCTGGCTGACGTGCAATCAGGCAATTCCCTTGACTCGCTGCTGGCCAAGGCCCAGAAGAAAGTCAGTGCAAAAGACGAAAAAACGGCTGATGCCGATGCGCTGGCTATGCAGGCGTTATTTGCCATGATTCCGGCACAAACTACGGCGCAGACAAAAGCGGTAACTGAAGGCGCGGCGTCCAACTCGTCTTTATCCGATGCATTGGGTGAGCTGAAAAGCGGCAAGACCAGCAACAGCGTTTTGGGCTCGTTACTGGGTTCGGCGAAAGCCGGCGACTCATCGTCACAAGGTAATTTTACCCTGAATGGATCCGCAACGACGGACAGCACGGCCGCGTCATCCTTGACTGCCGCGGGCACGTCTGCTGCGGCCAAAAACACCGGGTTGCAGGTAGAGGACCAATCCAAAGATAACCCTTTGCTGACATCCCGTAAGGAAGACAGCGCCAGTAATCCGATAGCCGCATCCGCGCCGGCCGATGCCAGCGCCAACTCGTCATTGCAAACGCTGTCGTCGCTGTTTGCCAGCAATGCCACGCCAACGCAACCCGCCGCCCAGCACGTAACCAGCCAAATCAACGCACCGCTGGGTACTCAGCAGTGGAATGATGCGCTGGGTCAGCAGGTCGTGATGTTTAACCGTAACGGGCAGCAGACCGCAGAACTGAAACTTCACCCGGAAGAATTGGGCTCACTGCATATCATGCTGAAAATCGAAGATAATCAGGCGCAAATTCACCTGGTTTCCGGTAATAGTCAGGTGCGATCCGCACTGGAGTCCGCACTCCCCCACCTGCGCAGCGCGATGGCCGAGAGCGGTATTAACCTGGGGCAGAGTAGCGTAGGGTCGGATGCCAGCAGTTGGCAGCAGTCGCAGCAGCAAGCGGCAAGCAACGCCAATGGTAACAGCGGCAACAACGCATCGTCTTATCAGCAGCAATTCGGCCAATCCGAGCATACCACCGCCGAAGTTGAACCGCTGGCAGTACCGGCACAGCTGCAGTCAATGGCAACAGGTATTAATGGCGTCGATATCTTTGCCTAATGAAGAAGTTAACGCTTTTTTTATTGTTTATTCATTGTATTGAAGCGGTGAATAGGCGGGATAATCGTTATATCACGCATTTATCTAATGACTGACTTTGCCATTGGATACTGATAAATAACAGGATATATCATTGGCTACGTCTAATAAGAAAGCCCAGTCAGGTGGTAATAAGAGGTCCCTCTGGCTGATTCTCTTAATTGTTATCGCCCTGGCAGCCACTGCCGCAGCGGGTGCTGGCTGGTGGTTATTGAGTCATAAAAAAACCGAAACGCTGGCCAGCGAACCGCCTCCGCCGCCAGCGCCGGT is a window of Dickeya solani IPO 2222 DNA encoding:
- the fliJ gene encoding flagellar export protein FliJ, whose amino-acid sequence is MRTQSTFVMLRDLAQKEVDTATTHLGQVQKAYLQAEQQLNALLGYHDDYRQRLNDSMSEGMANTSWQNYQQFILTLEKAIEQHQHQLLNWSSRLNQAMKAWQEKQQRLNAFSTLQQREQTKMLAHENRLEQKRMDEFAQRASMRKT
- a CDS encoding flagellar hook-length control protein FliK, translating into MNLPAMTITTTTDASTTAPQGNSLFALLGKDQLPENFVQLLSQKLSTAQSAKKTVISDQESAELKDALAKGGIEANSDELNAILNALTKGTLTLADVQSGNSLDSLLAKAQKKVSAKDEKTADADALAMQALFAMIPAQTTAQTKAVTEGAASNSSLSDALGELKSGKTSNSVLGSLLGSAKAGDSSSQGNFTLNGSATTDSTAASSLTAAGTSAAAKNTGLQVEDQSKDNPLLTSRKEDSASNPIAASAPADASANSSLQTLSSLFASNATPTQPAAQHVTSQINAPLGTQQWNDALGQQVVMFNRNGQQTAELKLHPEELGSLHIMLKIEDNQAQIHLVSGNSQVRSALESALPHLRSAMAESGINLGQSSVGSDASSWQQSQQQAASNANGNSGNNASSYQQQFGQSEHTTAEVEPLAVPAQLQSMATGINGVDIFA